From a region of the Mycolicibacterium sp. MU0050 genome:
- the groL gene encoding chaperonin GroEL (60 kDa chaperone family; promotes refolding of misfolded polypeptides especially under stressful conditions; forms two stacked rings of heptamers to form a barrel-shaped 14mer; ends can be capped by GroES; misfolded proteins enter the barrel where they are refolded when GroES binds) translates to MAKTIAYDEEARRGLERGLNALADAVKVTLGPKGRNVVLEKKWGAPTITNDGVSIAKEIELEDPYEKIGAELVKEVAKKTDDVAGDGTTTATVLAQALVREGLRNVAAGANPLGLKRGIEKAVETVAENLLKSAKEVETKEQIAATAGISAGDQTIGDLIAEAMDKVGNEGVITVEESNTFGLQLELTEGMRFDKGYISGYFVTDAERQEAVLEDPYILLVSSKVSTVKDLLPLLEKVIQSGKPLLIIAEDVEGEALSTLVVNKIRGTFKSVAVKAPGFGDRRKAMLQDMAILTGGQVVSEEVGLSLETADIALLGQARKVVVTKDETTIVEGAGDSDAIAGRVAQIRSEIENSDSDYDREKLQERLAKLAGGVAVIKAGAATEVELKERKHRIEDAVRNAKAAVEEGIVAGGGVALLQSAPALDALKLDGDEATGANIVKVALSAPLKQIAFNAGLEPGVVAEKVTNEKAGVGLNAATGEYEDLLKAGVADPVKVTRSALQNAASIAALFLTTEAVVADKPEKAAAPVGDPTGGMGGMDF, encoded by the coding sequence ATGGCTAAGACAATTGCGTACGACGAAGAGGCCCGTCGCGGCCTCGAGCGGGGACTCAACGCCCTCGCCGACGCGGTAAAGGTGACGTTGGGGCCCAAGGGCCGCAACGTCGTCCTCGAGAAGAAGTGGGGCGCCCCCACGATCACCAACGATGGTGTGTCCATCGCCAAGGAGATCGAGCTCGAGGATCCGTACGAGAAGATCGGCGCTGAGCTGGTCAAGGAAGTTGCCAAGAAGACCGACGACGTCGCGGGCGACGGCACCACCACCGCCACCGTGCTGGCCCAGGCGCTGGTTCGCGAGGGTCTGCGCAACGTCGCGGCCGGCGCCAACCCGCTCGGCCTGAAGCGCGGCATCGAGAAGGCCGTCGAGACCGTGGCCGAGAACCTGCTCAAGTCGGCCAAGGAGGTCGAGACCAAGGAGCAGATCGCCGCCACCGCCGGTATCTCTGCGGGCGACCAGACCATCGGTGACCTGATCGCCGAGGCCATGGACAAGGTGGGCAACGAGGGTGTCATCACCGTCGAGGAGTCCAACACCTTCGGCCTGCAGCTCGAGCTCACCGAGGGCATGCGGTTCGACAAGGGCTACATCTCGGGCTACTTCGTGACCGACGCCGAGCGTCAGGAAGCCGTCCTGGAGGATCCCTACATCCTGCTGGTCAGCTCGAAGGTCTCGACCGTCAAGGACCTGCTGCCGCTGCTGGAGAAGGTCATCCAGTCCGGCAAGCCGCTGCTGATCATCGCCGAGGACGTCGAGGGCGAGGCCCTGTCGACCCTGGTGGTCAACAAGATCCGCGGCACCTTCAAGTCCGTCGCCGTCAAGGCCCCGGGCTTCGGTGACCGTCGCAAGGCGATGCTGCAGGACATGGCCATCCTCACCGGTGGTCAGGTCGTCAGCGAAGAGGTCGGTCTGTCGCTCGAGACCGCCGACATCGCGCTGCTGGGCCAGGCCCGCAAGGTCGTCGTGACCAAGGACGAGACCACCATCGTCGAGGGCGCCGGTGACTCCGACGCCATCGCCGGCCGGGTGGCTCAGATCCGTTCCGAGATCGAGAACAGCGATTCCGACTACGACCGCGAGAAGCTGCAGGAGCGCCTGGCCAAGCTGGCCGGCGGTGTTGCGGTGATCAAGGCCGGCGCCGCCACCGAGGTGGAGCTCAAGGAGCGCAAGCATCGCATCGAGGACGCGGTCCGCAACGCCAAGGCTGCCGTCGAGGAGGGCATCGTCGCCGGTGGTGGCGTCGCCCTGCTGCAGTCGGCTCCGGCGCTCGACGCGCTCAAGCTCGACGGCGACGAGGCCACCGGTGCCAACATCGTCAAGGTTGCGCTGTCGGCTCCGCTGAAGCAGATCGCCTTCAACGCCGGCCTGGAGCCGGGCGTTGTCGCCGAGAAGGTCACCAACGAGAAGGCGGGTGTCGGCCTCAACGCCGCCACCGGCGAGTACGAGGACCTGCTCAAGGCCGGCGTCGCCGACCCGGTGAAGGTCACCCGCTCGGCGCTGCAGAACGCGGCGTCCATCGCGGCGCTGTTCCTCACCACCGAGGCCGTCGTCGCTGACAAGCCGGAGAAGGCCGCCGCTCCTGTCGGCGACCCGACCGGTGGCATGGGCGGCATGGACTTCTAA
- a CDS encoding adenylate/guanylate cyclase domain-containing protein, which produces MDVVVVSAVGVVALSAIVTLTVLLIVSRRQLGSARAEIERLREEQGRRRRRLGVAPLAIKTVWQTADSLLSKGIGATVRNSIEDLAGWAQVERPDLARLTADGDVVIAFSDIEGSTELNEALGDREWIKVLERHNRLVVKLVGEHGGHVVKNQGDGFMIAFGAATQAVLCSIGIQRALEERIDRRRAIRVRIGIHLGSSVRRGDDLFGRNVAIAARVADQAAGGEVLVTEAVRAAVEDTADAEADIEFGPPREVDLKGIRGAYQLFPVCVPLGAGR; this is translated from the coding sequence ATGGACGTGGTCGTGGTGTCGGCGGTCGGTGTCGTCGCGCTGTCCGCGATCGTCACGCTGACGGTGCTGCTGATCGTGTCGCGTCGGCAACTGGGCTCGGCGCGGGCGGAGATCGAACGCCTGCGGGAGGAACAGGGACGGCGGCGGCGTCGGCTCGGTGTGGCGCCGCTGGCGATCAAGACGGTATGGCAGACCGCGGATTCGTTGCTGAGCAAGGGAATTGGCGCTACCGTCCGGAACTCCATCGAGGACCTCGCAGGCTGGGCGCAGGTGGAGCGGCCCGATCTGGCGCGCCTGACCGCCGACGGCGACGTCGTCATCGCCTTCTCCGATATCGAGGGTTCCACCGAACTCAACGAGGCGCTCGGGGATCGGGAGTGGATCAAGGTGCTCGAGCGGCACAACCGCCTGGTGGTCAAGCTGGTTGGCGAGCACGGTGGGCACGTGGTGAAGAACCAGGGCGACGGATTCATGATCGCCTTCGGGGCGGCCACGCAGGCGGTGTTGTGCAGCATCGGTATTCAGCGGGCCTTGGAGGAACGTATCGACCGGCGCCGGGCGATACGGGTGCGGATCGGAATCCACCTGGGCAGTTCGGTGCGACGCGGTGACGACCTGTTCGGCAGGAACGTGGCGATCGCCGCGCGGGTCGCCGATCAGGCCGCCGGCGGGGAGGTCCTGGTGACCGAGGCTGTGCGGGCGGCGGTCGAGGACACTGCGGACGCCGAGGCGGACATCGAATTCGGTCCGCCCCGCGAGGTCGACCTGAAGGGCATTCGCGGTGCCTACCAACTGTTTCCGGTATGCGTTCCGCTCGGTGCCGGACGCTGA
- a CDS encoding PH domain-containing protein, translated as MTTPSGSEWQRLSPRMLLVHPVHEVLRQIPLLVGSVVLGSATQNPLWMLLGVGFIVGIGLARWFTTTYRIDDQDVSLRTGVLQRNTLSVPRNRIRSVQTEARLLHRLLGLTVLRVSTGQEARGDNAFELDAVETERVEQLRSVLLADAVQADPLRPAAAGTVLASWKPSWLRYSPLSWSGLVTIAAGLGLVFQAGFGEALRESAAVQSGLDAAARLGTAATVAAVVGVVVLASVVLAVGRSLLTYGNLVLTHRVDTLHLTHGLLRVREYTYDLRRLRGGTLREPLLVRAMGGARLDAVMTGVAGVGESSLLLPPCPSETAHRVLTGLVGETEVVSGPLVAHGPAAVRRRWFRALVLPAVAGVALAVGAVTVGVPGWVWPLWAGVMVLSVWLAMDRVRALGHRVDERWLVARSGSVERRRDCVQTAGIIGWTVRQTYFQRRAHVATLVAATAAGTKRYVVIDVPAEWAWTVAAVASPWVARSVWAHT; from the coding sequence ATGACCACCCCTAGCGGCTCTGAGTGGCAACGGCTTTCGCCCCGGATGCTGCTGGTGCATCCGGTGCACGAGGTGTTGCGCCAGATCCCGTTGCTGGTCGGGTCCGTCGTGCTGGGTTCGGCCACCCAGAACCCGTTGTGGATGCTGCTGGGCGTCGGTTTCATCGTCGGTATCGGCCTGGCCCGGTGGTTCACCACCACCTACCGCATCGACGATCAGGACGTCTCGCTGCGCACCGGTGTGCTGCAGCGCAACACGCTGTCGGTGCCGCGCAACCGGATTCGGTCGGTGCAGACGGAGGCGCGGCTGCTGCACCGGTTGCTCGGCCTGACCGTGCTGCGGGTCAGCACGGGGCAGGAAGCGCGGGGTGACAACGCCTTTGAACTCGATGCGGTGGAGACCGAGCGGGTCGAGCAGCTGCGGTCGGTGCTGCTGGCCGACGCCGTGCAGGCCGATCCCTTGCGTCCGGCCGCCGCCGGGACGGTGCTGGCCTCCTGGAAGCCGTCCTGGCTGCGGTACAGCCCGCTGAGCTGGTCCGGGCTGGTCACCATCGCGGCCGGCCTCGGGCTGGTCTTTCAGGCCGGGTTCGGTGAGGCCCTGCGGGAATCGGCGGCGGTGCAGTCGGGGCTCGACGCCGCCGCCCGGTTGGGCACCGCAGCCACCGTCGCGGCGGTCGTCGGCGTCGTCGTGCTGGCCTCGGTGGTGCTGGCGGTCGGCCGCTCGCTGTTGACCTACGGCAACCTGGTGCTGACCCATCGCGTCGACACCTTGCATCTGACCCACGGTCTGCTGCGGGTCCGCGAGTACACCTACGACCTGCGCCGGCTGCGCGGTGGCACGCTGCGTGAGCCGCTGCTGGTGCGCGCCATGGGCGGGGCCCGGCTGGACGCGGTGATGACCGGCGTCGCCGGGGTGGGGGAGTCGTCGTTGCTGCTGCCGCCGTGTCCGTCCGAGACCGCTCATCGGGTGCTCACCGGGCTGGTCGGCGAAACCGAGGTGGTTTCGGGGCCGTTGGTGGCGCACGGCCCGGCGGCGGTGCGCCGCCGGTGGTTTCGCGCCCTGGTCCTGCCCGCCGTGGCCGGCGTGGCGCTGGCGGTCGGTGCGGTGACGGTCGGGGTGCCGGGGTGGGTCTGGCCCCTGTGGGCGGGGGTGATGGTGCTGTCCGTGTGGCTGGCGATGGACCGGGTGCGCGCACTGGGCCACCGGGTCGACGAACGCTGGTTGGTCGCGCGCAGCGGCAGCGTGGAGCGGCGGCGGGACTGTGTCCAGACGGCGGGCATCATCGGCTGGACCGTGCGGCAGACGTACTTTCAACGCCGGGCCCACGTGGCGACCCTGGTGGCGGCCACCGCCGCGGGCACCAAGCGTTATGTGGTGATCGACGTGCCGGCCGAGTGGGCCTGGACCGTCGCGGCCGTCGCGTCACCGTGGGTGGCGCGCAGTGTGTGGGCCCACACATAG
- a CDS encoding HNH endonuclease signature motif containing protein: MGRDAFSDRDTVLTCLAELEATHARLEQCSLDGFTGEELVAVLRRREVLARRAPVVDQRIVARLVADGNPGALGATTVAEALTEHLRISRGQARRRVTEAAQLGPRTSLTGQPLPPLLPALAAAQAAGQIGPEHLDIARKAYAKIPAAVPADLRATAEADLAAMATRFGPAAFAKLAEHLLTVLDPDGDVTDRDRRAQRRARLGRQRPDGMSTLHALITPELRATLEPIFAKLAAPGMCNPADEHPCLTGSPTETHILADDRTPDQRHHDALTAMSRALLACGDLGQLNGLPVTVIVTTTLAELHTAAGEPEPAASATTTAAPQRKPLTGKALTAGGTILPISDLLRMASHAYHYLTIFDDTTGRPLWLGRTKRLATADQRIVLHARDHGCTRPGCTTAGYHTQVHHLRDWAHDGPTDINNLALACGPDNRMATTENWTTQLNNTGRVEWIPPPPLERGQPRTNPYHFIEDLIDYHHTNTAPPPPGSPPHTNSEPVSDPNPGSTDLDTPNDPLPEPDYFWDDGPLPGEPGYDELLEAHHRAYETMDLQALDPDYEHLPWVYT, from the coding sequence ATGGGTAGGGATGCGTTCAGCGACCGGGACACGGTGCTGACGTGTCTGGCCGAACTGGAGGCCACCCACGCCCGCCTGGAGCAGTGCTCCTTGGACGGTTTCACCGGCGAAGAACTCGTAGCGGTACTGCGGCGCCGGGAGGTGCTGGCCCGCCGCGCCCCTGTCGTCGACCAGCGCATCGTGGCTCGCCTGGTCGCCGACGGCAACCCCGGCGCCCTGGGCGCCACCACCGTGGCCGAGGCCCTGACCGAACACCTGCGCATCAGCCGCGGCCAAGCCCGGCGCCGCGTCACCGAAGCCGCCCAACTGGGCCCGCGCACCAGCCTCACCGGCCAACCGCTGCCCCCGCTGCTCCCGGCGCTGGCCGCTGCCCAAGCCGCCGGGCAGATCGGGCCGGAACACCTCGACATCGCCCGCAAGGCCTACGCCAAAATCCCCGCCGCCGTGCCCGCCGACCTCCGCGCCACCGCCGAAGCCGACCTGGCCGCCATGGCCACCCGCTTCGGCCCGGCCGCCTTCGCCAAACTCGCCGAGCACCTGCTGACCGTCCTGGATCCCGACGGCGACGTCACCGACCGCGACCGCCGCGCCCAACGCCGCGCCCGCCTGGGCCGCCAACGCCCCGACGGCATGTCCACCCTGCACGCGCTCATCACCCCCGAACTGCGCGCCACCCTGGAACCGATCTTCGCCAAACTCGCCGCACCGGGCATGTGCAACCCCGCCGATGAACACCCCTGCCTGACCGGCAGCCCCACCGAAACCCACATCCTCGCCGACGACCGCACCCCCGACCAACGCCACCATGACGCCCTGACCGCCATGAGCCGCGCCCTGCTGGCCTGCGGCGACCTCGGCCAACTCAACGGCCTCCCCGTCACCGTCATCGTCACCACCACCCTGGCCGAACTGCACACCGCCGCCGGCGAACCCGAACCCGCCGCTTCGGCGACCACTACCGCAGCGCCACAACGAAAACCGTTGACCGGCAAAGCACTCACCGCCGGCGGCACCATCCTGCCCATCAGCGACCTGCTCCGCATGGCCAGCCACGCCTACCACTACCTGACCATCTTCGACGACACCACCGGCCGCCCCCTATGGCTCGGGCGCACCAAACGCCTGGCCACCGCCGACCAACGCATCGTCCTACACGCCCGCGACCACGGCTGCACCCGCCCCGGCTGCACCACCGCCGGCTACCACACCCAAGTCCACCACCTACGCGACTGGGCCCACGACGGCCCCACCGACATCAACAACCTCGCCCTGGCCTGCGGCCCCGACAACCGCATGGCCACCACCGAAAACTGGACCACCCAACTCAACAACACCGGCCGCGTCGAATGGATCCCACCCCCACCCCTAGAACGCGGCCAACCCCGCACCAACCCCTACCACTTCATCGAAGACCTCATCGACTACCACCACACCAACACCGCACCCCCACCACCGGGGAGTCCGCCCCACACCAACTCAGAGCCCGTATCTGACCCGAACCCAGGCTCGACCGACCTCGACACCCCGAATGACCCACTGCCCGAACCCGATTACTTCTGGGACGACGGACCCCTACCCGGCGAACCCGGATACGACGAACTCCTCGAAGCCCACCACCGCGCCTACGAAACCATGGACCTACAAGCCCTCGACCCCGACTACGAACACCTCCCCTGGGTATACACCTGA
- a CDS encoding HAD-IIA family hydrolase — MAIGGVLFDIDGVLVTSWRPIEGAAETLRILADRQIARSYLTNTTTRTRGQIAELLTEAGMAVGPDDVITAAVLTADFVRDRYPGARCFLVNSGDIADDMPGVDLVSSVDTRGGPMPETPDVVLLGGAGPEYDHVTLSWVYDWMAQGVPVVAMHRSTSWESSDGLRIDTGMYLLGLEEVSGRNAIAVGKPAPEGFLAAAARLGVEPDEMYMVGDDLNNDVLAGQVVGMTGVLVRTGKFRQATLDRWAADEFAMQPSHVIDSVADLPELLGL; from the coding sequence ATGGCCATCGGCGGAGTGCTCTTTGACATCGACGGCGTGCTGGTGACGTCGTGGCGGCCGATCGAGGGCGCCGCGGAAACGCTGCGGATCCTGGCGGATCGGCAGATCGCGCGGTCGTATCTGACCAACACCACCACCCGCACCCGCGGCCAGATCGCCGAGTTGCTCACCGAGGCCGGGATGGCCGTCGGACCCGATGACGTCATCACCGCGGCCGTGCTGACCGCCGACTTCGTCCGCGACCGCTACCCCGGGGCGCGCTGCTTTCTGGTCAACAGCGGCGACATCGCCGACGACATGCCGGGGGTGGACCTGGTCTCGTCGGTCGATACCCGCGGCGGACCGATGCCCGAGACACCCGATGTGGTGCTGCTCGGTGGGGCGGGGCCCGAATATGACCACGTCACGCTGTCGTGGGTGTACGACTGGATGGCCCAGGGGGTGCCCGTGGTCGCGATGCACCGCAGCACGTCATGGGAATCCAGCGACGGGCTGCGCATCGACACGGGCATGTATCTGCTGGGGCTGGAGGAGGTGAGCGGCCGCAACGCGATCGCGGTGGGCAAGCCCGCGCCCGAAGGATTCCTGGCCGCGGCCGCGCGTCTCGGCGTCGAGCCCGACGAGATGTACATGGTCGGCGACGATCTGAACAACGACGTGCTGGCCGGGCAGGTGGTCGGCATGACCGGGGTGCTGGTGCGGACCGGCAAGTTCCGGCAGGCCACTCTGGACCGTTGGGCCGCCGACGAGTTCGCCATGCAGCCCAGCCACGTCATCGACTCCGTGGCCGACCTACCGGAATTGCTCGGCTTGTAG
- a CDS encoding DEAD/DEAH box helicase yields the protein MRADAAPSTQALRGWQRRALVKYLAAKPRDFLAVATPGAGKTTFALRLVAELLAERTVETVTIVVPTEHLKIQWANAAARFGLALDPKFSNSSAQTSSEYHGVVVTYAQVASHPTRHRVRTENRKTMVVFDEIHHGGDAKSWGDAMREAFDDATRRLALTGTPFRSDDSPIPFVNYETDPAGFQRSVADHVYGYAEALADGVVRPVVFMAYSGEARWRDSAGEEHAARLGEPLTAEQTARAWRTALNPAGDWMPAVIAAADKRLQQKRAHVPDAGGMIIASDQTAARAYAELLRKITGETPTLVLSDDPGSSDRITEFSESTSRWLVAVRMVSEGVDVPRLAVGVYATSASTPLFFAQAIGRFVRSRRPGETASIFLPSVPNLLQLASELEEQRNHVLGKPHRENSDEDPLDAELREQRKDEPGELDNGFESLGAEAELDQVIFDGSSFGTATPAGSEEEADYLGIPGLLDANQMRDLLSRRQDEQLQKRTATGELPKVASTHGQLRELRRELNALVSATHHKSGKPHGWIHNELRRRCGGPPVAAATRDQLKARIEAVRVLHREL from the coding sequence GTGCGGGCTGACGCAGCGCCCAGCACCCAGGCATTGCGGGGCTGGCAGCGACGGGCTTTGGTGAAATACCTGGCCGCCAAACCGCGAGACTTCCTGGCCGTCGCGACCCCGGGCGCCGGCAAGACCACCTTTGCCCTGCGCCTGGTCGCCGAGCTGCTGGCCGAGCGCACCGTGGAGACCGTCACCATCGTCGTCCCCACCGAGCACCTCAAGATCCAGTGGGCCAACGCCGCGGCCCGCTTCGGCCTGGCCCTGGACCCCAAGTTCAGCAACTCCTCGGCGCAGACCTCCTCGGAGTATCACGGCGTCGTCGTCACCTATGCACAGGTGGCCAGCCACCCGACCCGGCACCGGGTCCGCACCGAGAACCGCAAGACCATGGTGGTCTTCGACGAGATCCACCACGGTGGCGACGCCAAGAGTTGGGGCGACGCCATGCGCGAGGCCTTCGACGACGCCACCCGGCGCTTGGCGCTGACCGGGACCCCGTTCCGCAGCGACGACAGCCCCATCCCGTTCGTCAACTACGAGACCGACCCCGCGGGCTTCCAGCGCTCGGTGGCCGACCACGTGTACGGCTACGCCGAAGCCCTGGCCGACGGCGTCGTGCGTCCGGTGGTGTTCATGGCGTACTCGGGTGAGGCCCGCTGGCGCGACAGCGCCGGCGAGGAGCACGCGGCCCGCCTCGGTGAACCGCTCACGGCGGAGCAGACCGCGCGCGCTTGGCGTACCGCGTTGAACCCGGCCGGCGACTGGATGCCCGCGGTGATCGCGGCCGCCGACAAGCGCCTGCAGCAGAAGCGCGCGCACGTGCCCGACGCCGGCGGCATGATCATCGCGTCCGACCAGACCGCTGCGCGCGCCTACGCCGAACTGCTTCGCAAGATCACCGGTGAGACGCCGACCCTGGTGCTCTCCGACGACCCCGGCTCCTCGGACCGCATCACTGAGTTCTCCGAGTCGACGTCGCGCTGGCTGGTCGCCGTCCGGATGGTCTCCGAGGGGGTCGACGTTCCGCGGTTGGCGGTCGGCGTGTACGCCACCAGCGCGTCGACCCCGCTGTTCTTCGCCCAGGCCATCGGTCGGTTTGTGCGGTCCCGGCGCCCGGGCGAGACCGCCAGCATCTTCCTGCCGTCGGTGCCGAATCTGCTGCAACTCGCCAGCGAGCTCGAGGAACAGCGCAACCACGTCCTCGGCAAGCCGCATCGTGAGAACTCCGACGAGGACCCGCTGGACGCCGAACTGCGCGAACAGCGCAAGGACGAGCCCGGCGAGCTCGACAACGGCTTCGAGTCGCTGGGCGCCGAGGCCGAACTGGATCAGGTGATCTTCGACGGCTCCTCCTTCGGCACCGCGACGCCCGCGGGCAGCGAGGAAGAAGCGGACTATCTGGGCATCCCGGGTCTGCTGGACGCCAACCAGATGCGTGACCTGCTCAGTCGCCGCCAGGACGAACAGCTGCAGAAGCGCACCGCGACCGGCGAGCTGCCGAAGGTCGCCTCGACGCACGGTCAGCTGCGCGAGTTGCGCCGCGAGCTCAACGCCCTGGTGTCGGCCACCCACCACAAGTCGGGCAAGCCACACGGCTGGATCCACAACGAGCTGCGGCGTCGGTGCGGCGGTCCGCCCGTGGCCGCCGCCACCCGCGACCAGCTGAAAGCCCGAATCGAAGCGGTCCGCGTGCTGCACCGCGAGCTCTAG
- a CDS encoding ABC transporter substrate-binding protein, with the protein MKTARRFSALLCALLAAGLVAACGSDTQPAETDAQATPQRVVSLSPSATETLWAIGAGPQVIAVDGESNHPADVPRQEDLSGFTPNIEAIVSYEPDLVITADAPDDLVSGLQAAGIPLLSQPAPSTLDDAYAQIEQIGAETGRIGDAAEVVARMRAQIDEVVENTPRSELTYYHELDPTLFSASGDSFVGQLYGLFGLTNIADGSGVDAYPQLSEEFVVTADPDLIFLADVQCCGVTAETVANRAGWAEVAAVRDGRIYELDADVASRWGPRVVDTVERIGAVISEVHAVPAPN; encoded by the coding sequence ATGAAAACCGCGCGCCGCTTCTCGGCGCTGCTCTGCGCCCTGCTCGCCGCCGGGCTGGTCGCCGCGTGCGGCTCCGACACCCAACCCGCCGAAACCGACGCGCAGGCAACGCCGCAACGCGTCGTCTCGCTGAGCCCCTCGGCGACCGAGACGCTGTGGGCCATCGGCGCGGGTCCGCAGGTGATCGCCGTCGACGGCGAATCGAACCACCCCGCCGACGTGCCGAGGCAGGAAGACCTATCCGGCTTCACCCCGAACATCGAGGCGATCGTGTCCTACGAGCCGGACCTGGTGATCACCGCCGATGCCCCCGACGACCTGGTGTCGGGGCTGCAGGCCGCCGGGATCCCGCTGCTGTCCCAGCCCGCCCCGAGCACCCTCGACGACGCCTACGCCCAGATCGAGCAGATCGGCGCGGAGACCGGACGCATCGGTGACGCCGCCGAGGTGGTGGCCCGGATGCGCGCCCAGATCGACGAAGTGGTCGAGAACACCCCGCGCAGCGAGCTGACCTACTATCACGAACTCGATCCGACGTTGTTCAGCGCGTCGGGGGACTCCTTCGTCGGGCAGCTCTACGGCCTGTTCGGGCTGACCAACATCGCCGACGGCAGCGGGGTCGACGCCTATCCGCAGCTGTCCGAGGAGTTCGTCGTCACCGCCGATCCGGACCTGATCTTCCTGGCCGACGTGCAGTGCTGCGGCGTGACCGCGGAGACCGTGGCCAACCGGGCCGGATGGGCCGAGGTGGCCGCCGTGCGCGACGGCCGCATCTACGAACTCGACGCCGACGTCGCGAGTCGGTGGGGCCCGCGCGTCGTCGACACGGTCGAGCGGATCGGCGCAGTCATCTCCGAGGTCCACGCTGTCCCGGCGCCGAACTGA
- a CDS encoding MFS transporter, which yields MPADDNPDTAITPQARTALWASLVGTTIEWYDFFLYATAASLVFNQAFFPDQTTFVGTMLSFATFAVGFVVRPIGGFVFGHIGDRIGRKKTLALTMVLMGVATALMGVLPTAAQIGVLAPFLLLLLRIVQGFALGGEWAGAVLLAVEHGPARRRGLFGSIPQVGLALGLALGTGVFALLQVVLPDDAFLTYGWRIAFLFSIVLVIFGVVVRLKASETPSFEKVRDTGDRAAVPLREVFRPPALRSTVLGMLSRWGEGAAFNTWGVFAIAYATTTLGLGKVPVLIAVTVSALVMAALLPVSGLLVDRFGAKRIYTIGIAAYAAAVFPVFTLFGTGNFALYTVGMLVVFGVIHALFYGAQGTLYASLFPARIRYTGLSTVYQLSGVYSSGLTPMILTALIAAAGGSPWLACSYLVGTALISVIATLLLKPTPLHQL from the coding sequence GTGCCCGCGGACGACAACCCGGACACCGCGATCACCCCGCAGGCCCGCACGGCGCTGTGGGCCAGCCTGGTCGGCACCACCATCGAGTGGTACGACTTCTTCCTCTACGCCACCGCCGCCAGCCTGGTGTTCAACCAGGCGTTCTTCCCGGACCAGACCACGTTCGTCGGCACCATGCTGTCGTTTGCGACCTTCGCCGTCGGCTTCGTGGTGCGGCCCATCGGCGGCTTCGTGTTCGGTCACATCGGCGACCGGATCGGCCGGAAGAAGACCCTGGCGTTGACGATGGTGCTGATGGGCGTGGCGACCGCGCTGATGGGTGTCCTGCCGACCGCCGCGCAGATCGGCGTGCTGGCACCCTTCCTGCTGCTGTTGCTGCGCATCGTGCAGGGCTTTGCGCTCGGCGGCGAGTGGGCCGGCGCGGTGCTGCTGGCCGTCGAGCACGGCCCGGCGCGGCGGCGCGGGCTGTTCGGCAGCATCCCCCAGGTGGGGCTGGCGCTGGGGCTGGCACTGGGCACCGGAGTGTTCGCGCTGTTGCAGGTGGTGCTGCCCGACGATGCCTTCCTGACCTACGGATGGCGGATCGCGTTCCTATTCAGCATCGTGTTGGTGATCTTCGGTGTCGTGGTGCGGCTGAAGGCCAGCGAGACACCGTCATTCGAGAAGGTGCGCGACACCGGCGACCGCGCGGCCGTCCCGCTGCGCGAGGTGTTCCGTCCGCCGGCGCTGCGCTCGACGGTGCTGGGCATGCTGTCCCGCTGGGGCGAGGGGGCGGCTTTCAACACCTGGGGCGTGTTCGCGATCGCCTACGCCACAACGACATTGGGCCTGGGTAAGGTGCCCGTGCTGATCGCGGTAACGGTGTCGGCGCTGGTGATGGCGGCACTGCTGCCGGTTTCCGGGCTGCTGGTCGACCGGTTCGGCGCCAAGCGGATCTACACCATCGGCATCGCGGCCTACGCCGCCGCGGTGTTCCCGGTGTTCACCTTGTTCGGCACCGGCAATTTCGCGCTGTACACCGTGGGGATGCTGGTGGTGTTCGGCGTGATCCACGCGCTGTTCTACGGTGCGCAGGGCACGCTGTACGCGTCGCTGTTCCCGGCCCGGATCCGCTACACCGGGCTGTCGACGGTCTATCAGCTGTCCGGGGTGTACTCCTCGGGTCTGACCCCGATGATCCTGACGGCGTTGATCGCCGCGGCCGGCGGTTCCCCGTGGCTCGCCTGCTCGTACCTGGTGGGTACCGCGCTCATCAGCGTGATCGCGACGCTGCTGCTCAAACCCACACCGCTGCACCAACTTTGA